TCGGTTAGCAAATATCGATACGATGGAAGTACATACCATGCATCTCCATGGTATAGACTTTCAGGTGATTGCAAAAGACGGGCATCCCGTCGAGAAGCCTCAATCCATGAATACGATACTTATTGGACCGGGCGAAACCTACGATATCGCATTAACTGCGGATGCAGTAGGTACCTGGATGTTCCACTGTCACATCATGGATCATACAATGAATGCCGGTCAAATGATACACGGTCAAATGGGCGGTTTAATAACACTCCTCAAAGTAACCGAATAGCTGCTGCTTGGCTGATACATAAAAATTCTTACACAAGGCAAGCTAAACAAGGAATGAATTTTTATGTGAATCAGGAGGCATAGAACATGACTAAACAAAATGAGCAAAACAATCAGCTGCCGGTTGCCAAAAACGAAGATGTGGAATTCTCCTCAGAAATAGCGGACCGTGACGATATGGAAGCGGTGCAGCGCGCACACGCTGCTGACGCCAGACAGGAACAAGAGTAAATGGCTGAGAAGAATATCATTGCTTACTTCCGATCGGAAGAGCAGGCTACTGCTGTACAGACAAAGCTGCGAGCGCTTCGTGCGATTGATGTGAGCGTTGATGAGTTTGGCCGGTATCCGGGTTACGGTTTGCAGTCCGTTTACAACCCGTATGGGGGGGACTTCGGAAGTCTGGGCCGCTTGACGCAAGCCGCTGACATCTCCACACCGGACCAAGGCATACTGGTTGCAGCTGATCCGGCTGCAAGCGGAATGAGTGATGGCGGTGGAGGCGGCGTGACGGGGTTTAATTTTGTCCTTGCTGCAGTCGTTGACGAGTCTGTGTATGAACAATCTCTCCGTGTCATCGAAGGCGCCGGAGGGATGCTGTAACCAAGAAACATCTGCATGACGAGATGCTGGCTTCGTGTTAGCTGGTATCGTGGTGCAGGTGTTTTTTTATTTGCCATATGAGATGCTTACAGGGCATGTCATTTTACCCGTGCAACGAATTGTAGTACAATAATCATTATGAAATTTTTAGGTAGACGAATGGAGGAGCGCTGTTAATGCGTTGGCATGAAATAACGGTACATACGACAGAAGAAGCAATAGAAATGATTTCGAACTTTATTCACGAGCTCGGTGCGGGAGGCGTATCGATCGAGGAATCAGGAACGCTTAATAAGGAGAGAGACACCTCTCTTGGCCAGTGGTATGAATTGCCGCTGAACGATATTCCGGAGGGCCGAGCCGTTATTAAAGGATATTTTTCGCAAGGTATCGATATGGAAGAGATCCTGGAGCAGCTAAAGGCCTCCATTGAACAGCTGCGTGACTATGACATTGATACGGGTAACCCTACTTATGAACTGCGTGAGGTTGATGATGAGGACTGGGCGAATGCTTGGAAGCAGTATTTCAAACCGATTCGCGTGTCAGACCGCTTGACCATTAAGCCTACTTGGGAAGAGTACACGGCTTCGCCAGAGGAACTGATTTTGGAGCTTGATCCGGGTATGGCCTTCGGAACGGGCACGCACGCAACGACAGCACTTTGCCTGCGAACGCTTGAGAAAGTGGTCAAGCCAGGTGATGATGTGATCGACGTGGGAACGGGTTCAGGTATATTATCTATCGCAGCGGCGAAACTGGGAGCTAGACATGTACTTGCCGTTGACCTTGATCCTGTAGCGGTATCCAGTGCGACCGAGAATACGAAGTTGAATCAGCTGGAAAACAAAATTACAGTGAGATTGAGCGATTTGCTCGGCGTGATCAAGGCTCAAGAGACTGAAACGGGCTCGGAGCATGGTGTGAAGCTGCCGGTACAAGTGGTGGTCGCCAATATTTTGGCAGAAATTATTTTGCTTTTCGTAAATGATGTCTATGAAGCGCTGGAGCCAGGCGGTTATTATGTAGCTTCAGGTATTATCACCGCCAAGGAAGCCGATGTAGAAAAGGCGCTGGTTGCGGCGAACTTTACGATTGTTGAGAAAAATTACGATTCCGACTGGGTAGTCATTACGGCGAGAAAGCTGTAGGTGGTGGCATGCAGGGCTTACTTTTTAATGACTGGAATACACTCCCTTTTATTATCTTAGCATTAGTGATTTCCTTTACAATTCACGAATTTGCACATGCATACAGCGCGTATAAGTTTGGGGATCCAACAGCGTACCAAATGGGTAGGGTTTCGCTTAATCCCATGGTACATCTTGATTTATTCGGTTCCATTGTCATGCTGTTAGCGGGGATCGGCTGGGCGAAGCCGGTTCCTGTTAACCGAAACAATTTCAAAAATCCTCGACTCATGGGGATTATTGTTACTGCAGCAGGACCTCTTAGTAATTTAATTCTTGCGTTCTTGTGCGTTTTTTTATATGTACTGGTTCAACAGCAAGGTTGGCAGGGAACAATGTCGAAGGGCAGCTCGGACGCCATTGATCAATTTTTTATTAGAATGATCATTACTAACTTAAGTCTGTTTCTTTTCAATCTCATTCCCATTCCACCGCTGGATGGTTACCGGATTCTACAGGATATTTTACCGCTACGGGCAAATATGAGATTGCAGCGTTTTGAACAGTGGGCATTTATCGTCTTTCTCCTCATTCTTTATATCAGACCGCTGCGTCAGATCACGTTGGATCCTTAT
This genomic window from Paenibacillus hexagrammi contains:
- a CDS encoding YfhD family protein, with the protein product MTKQNEQNNQLPVAKNEDVEFSSEIADRDDMEAVQRAHAADARQEQE
- the prmA gene encoding 50S ribosomal protein L11 methyltransferase, whose amino-acid sequence is MRWHEITVHTTEEAIEMISNFIHELGAGGVSIEESGTLNKERDTSLGQWYELPLNDIPEGRAVIKGYFSQGIDMEEILEQLKASIEQLRDYDIDTGNPTYELREVDDEDWANAWKQYFKPIRVSDRLTIKPTWEEYTASPEELILELDPGMAFGTGTHATTALCLRTLEKVVKPGDDVIDVGTGSGILSIAAAKLGARHVLAVDLDPVAVSSATENTKLNQLENKITVRLSDLLGVIKAQETETGSEHGVKLPVQVVVANILAEIILLFVNDVYEALEPGGYYVASGIITAKEADVEKALVAANFTIVEKNYDSDWVVITARKL
- a CDS encoding site-2 protease family protein, translating into MQGLLFNDWNTLPFIILALVISFTIHEFAHAYSAYKFGDPTAYQMGRVSLNPMVHLDLFGSIVMLLAGIGWAKPVPVNRNNFKNPRLMGIIVTAAGPLSNLILAFLCVFLYVLVQQQGWQGTMSKGSSDAIDQFFIRMIITNLSLFLFNLIPIPPLDGYRILQDILPLRANMRLQRFEQWAFIVFLLILYIRPLRQITLDPYFMLIDDIINWMYRPIAAMLGV